A part of Terriglobus roseus genomic DNA contains:
- a CDS encoding carboxymuconolactone decarboxylase family protein yields the protein MPGITAGFSFRPETAKPMRELAHVLLHTSGNDGLSSADRELIASFVSSRNDCFFCKTSHGAAAAHLHEDGERVVNAVCAEYASAPISNKLKALLAIAEAVQIDGKRVTKDLVDKSKAGGATDTDIHDTVLIAAAFCMYNRYVDGLGTWQPRDPSAYVEMGKRMAERGYSGEPEPQK from the coding sequence ATGCCTGGAATCACTGCAGGGTTCAGCTTCCGCCCTGAGACTGCGAAGCCTATGCGCGAACTCGCCCATGTGCTTCTGCACACATCGGGCAATGACGGCTTAAGTTCTGCCGACCGCGAACTTATCGCATCGTTCGTCTCTTCACGCAACGATTGCTTCTTTTGCAAGACAAGTCACGGCGCAGCTGCGGCCCACCTTCATGAGGACGGGGAACGTGTCGTCAATGCGGTGTGCGCAGAGTACGCCTCGGCACCCATCTCAAATAAGCTCAAGGCGCTACTTGCCATCGCTGAGGCGGTTCAGATTGACGGAAAACGCGTCACAAAAGATCTTGTAGACAAATCGAAAGCAGGAGGCGCGACAGATACCGATATCCACGACACGGTTCTGATTGCGGCCGCTTTCTGTATGTACAACCGCTACGTAGACGGCCTGGGTACTTGGCAGCCGCGGGATCCCTCCGCCTACGTGGAAATGGGAAAACGCATGGCAGAACGGGGATACTCCGGCGAACCTGAACCTCAGAAATGA
- a CDS encoding NACHT domain-containing protein — protein MSSPLAKSAAIATAKTACGAVIGMAGGHFGVLLLGALGVAGATAASEPAKKILEFASEKASEIAAEIGLEALPEREWNDPLQLVFTQSFRKALNEIHAHAAASPSISGYGVVTQEFKDWFGSWDLALEASLLEDFDQILLGPDTSEEAECRLRHCLALLNAQGMLLETKTKRDATRRLITFQQNQFEEPPQALIDLLKDRLPVILPPIFDDLLTRENNDQANKLYVNKFIERFRDQFGPSILSIKQTVVSIKQDTVLIPGMDAKMDILLEALQHKDALEAAENSSALADSHSRLVVPIPVYGEFDQLDRFSGRQDDLDWLTKVGGSWETKIAAIIGIAGNGKTALGRNWVKQQIEKAGRKFSGVFEWRFYLQRSQEECAAELEKFLTRQVGASERRSNERLEDWLAEQIERRPILLLLDGIEVLQTRSGQTAGRLQNGPIRDLLELMCVNEVATGLAVVTSRTSLSDFKRHEGFAYHERELRGLSEEDGLALLKNVRDVGEAEKRKYVRDLKGHPLALRTFALIAKQQPMRFGNAAAFLAMKLDLVADLDLKQRLEKILNAYEGGLEPLDREILRTVSVFPAGCTGQMIASLVVVAASRERRIDPSQVARRLQSLVNDGVLFGGGVAWREAQNSYSCHPIYREHFRVNSNDVARVAATVLLSGHPSGFQPRNPSEAMPYLHAIEILSEAGDLKTANYVLGNNLDWADTLTAMGEPRLALDCLNCFLGDDRRAVCEATFSSRWLYVMTEKYIGLLMDMGEWQEAERQVRLAEEAGGEWEPAGVLAHLRFRIEKEIGSPAAARESLLAYVKQGSPKMGRPAVFDLAEIERRLGRFDESCLLTTDWIRETARR, from the coding sequence ATGTCCAGTCCGTTGGCCAAATCCGCCGCCATCGCCACCGCTAAAACTGCGTGCGGTGCCGTCATTGGCATGGCTGGAGGTCACTTTGGCGTCCTTCTCCTGGGTGCTCTTGGCGTCGCAGGAGCCACTGCGGCTAGTGAACCAGCGAAGAAGATACTCGAATTCGCCTCCGAGAAAGCCAGCGAGATTGCTGCGGAAATTGGGCTCGAGGCCCTTCCTGAACGCGAATGGAACGACCCGCTCCAGCTCGTCTTCACCCAGTCGTTTCGCAAGGCTCTCAATGAGATTCACGCGCATGCCGCGGCCTCACCATCCATTTCTGGCTATGGTGTAGTTACCCAGGAATTCAAAGACTGGTTTGGCAGTTGGGACCTCGCTCTTGAAGCCTCTCTTCTGGAAGACTTTGATCAGATCCTCCTTGGCCCCGATACCAGCGAGGAAGCGGAATGTCGACTGCGTCACTGCCTTGCCCTCTTGAATGCGCAAGGAATGTTGCTCGAAACCAAAACGAAGAGAGATGCAACTCGCCGCCTAATTACCTTCCAACAGAATCAGTTTGAAGAGCCACCGCAAGCGCTGATTGATTTGCTCAAGGACCGCCTTCCCGTCATTCTGCCGCCCATCTTCGACGACTTGCTTACCCGCGAGAACAACGATCAAGCGAACAAGCTGTACGTCAACAAGTTCATCGAACGTTTTAGGGATCAATTCGGCCCATCGATCCTCTCCATCAAACAGACTGTCGTATCCATCAAGCAAGATACGGTCCTTATTCCTGGGATGGATGCCAAGATGGACATCTTGCTAGAGGCTCTTCAGCACAAGGATGCCCTTGAGGCCGCAGAAAACTCATCCGCTCTGGCAGATTCCCATTCGCGGCTGGTCGTTCCGATTCCTGTTTACGGAGAGTTCGATCAGCTGGACCGTTTTTCCGGTCGGCAGGACGACCTGGATTGGCTGACGAAGGTCGGGGGAAGCTGGGAAACCAAGATCGCAGCGATCATTGGCATCGCCGGCAACGGGAAAACAGCGCTTGGCCGTAACTGGGTAAAGCAACAGATTGAAAAAGCCGGACGCAAGTTCTCCGGCGTATTTGAATGGCGATTTTATCTCCAGCGTAGCCAGGAAGAGTGCGCAGCAGAACTGGAGAAGTTCCTCACAAGACAAGTCGGAGCGTCCGAACGGCGATCCAACGAGCGCCTCGAAGATTGGCTGGCAGAACAGATAGAACGGCGGCCAATTCTGCTGTTGCTCGACGGAATTGAGGTCTTACAGACGCGAAGCGGCCAAACCGCCGGTAGATTGCAGAACGGCCCAATTCGCGATCTGCTGGAGCTGATGTGCGTTAACGAGGTTGCAACGGGACTCGCCGTCGTGACCAGCCGCACTTCGTTATCGGACTTCAAACGGCATGAGGGATTTGCATATCATGAGCGGGAACTCCGGGGACTCAGCGAAGAGGACGGTCTTGCTCTACTCAAAAACGTGCGAGATGTTGGCGAAGCGGAGAAACGAAAATATGTCCGCGATCTGAAGGGACACCCCCTTGCGTTGCGGACATTCGCCCTTATCGCGAAACAACAGCCGATGCGGTTCGGGAACGCGGCGGCTTTTCTGGCGATGAAGCTTGATCTGGTAGCAGATCTCGATCTCAAGCAGCGACTTGAGAAGATATTGAATGCCTACGAGGGCGGTCTTGAGCCCCTTGACCGCGAGATTCTGCGCACAGTCTCGGTTTTTCCGGCGGGCTGCACAGGCCAGATGATCGCGAGTCTGGTAGTAGTCGCAGCTTCGCGCGAGCGCAGGATCGACCCGAGCCAGGTGGCCCGACGTTTGCAATCACTCGTCAACGACGGGGTACTTTTCGGCGGTGGCGTCGCTTGGCGAGAAGCTCAGAACTCTTATTCGTGTCATCCGATTTACCGCGAACATTTTCGGGTAAACAGTAACGACGTGGCACGGGTTGCCGCAACCGTATTGCTTAGCGGCCACCCGTCGGGATTTCAGCCGCGCAATCCTTCCGAGGCTATGCCTTATCTGCATGCGATCGAGATCCTTTCAGAAGCTGGGGACTTAAAAACAGCAAATTACGTTCTTGGAAACAATCTCGATTGGGCTGATACGCTGACGGCGATGGGCGAGCCCAGGCTTGCCCTCGACTGCCTGAACTGCTTTCTCGGCGATGACCGGCGCGCTGTATGTGAGGCCACGTTCAGTAGCCGATGGCTTTACGTAATGACCGAGAAGTACATCGGGCTTCTGATGGACATGGGGGAGTGGCAGGAGGCGGAACGGCAAGTCCGGCTGGCCGAGGAAGCCGGCGGTGAATGGGAGCCAGCGGGGGTACTCGCCCATCTACGGTTCCGGATTGAAAAGGAAATCGGTTCGCCGGCGGCTGCACGCGAAAGTTTGTTGGCCTACGTGAAGCAAGGCTCGCCGAAAATGGGGCGCCCCGCAGTCTTCGATCTTGCGGAAATCGAGCGTAGGCTTGGCCGGTTCGATGAGTCCTGTCTGTTGACAACGGACTGGATTCGCGAAACCGCACGACGGTGA
- a CDS encoding ankyrin repeat domain-containing protein yields MQDNYFGYNGEGARRAEFEIAYAEERWDFYVERAREYASAVQRQGNASSAATWRTAVAEGLNKSNKPAEAIREVRRALFEVHPESWAHRSAQVQLAKARLLERDYAIALGEGRNVMALARRLSDVLLLRDAAAVVRETGEALSDLGIVSEAEAELEAIRRLRNLPNGWDPALDVLPGEPGWDEHLSKLLIEAAGASKEAPQRLDAALVQAAELGLATAIKILAKQGASLTARDEKGNTVLEIAAKKGHSAAVAALLASGLLPSSDGSGWVPAIVGAIGAGHDEIAAQLIDGLESPGDERLRNWLLRTTSISGLRTASAILRKVSSINATNNAGLHPFVNAAREGNLPLVKLLFDHVPHVDVTEPDGETALIAAAKVGSVPVVEFLLEKGAKIDTIDDEDRTPVLAAIEGGHTMTAFELIQRQSPGELHSDRVRRAVVDAAARGRLDLVRLLESIGAPLSGQDGRGWTPIVAAARAAAESVLRFLLEAKVDANESDSDGETPFLAAAAYGHLGTLELLRSVATIDVHDRRGRTAISLAVENGHLAAVRLLKSFELAADLKDPSIQSALRTAAEKGDNEVLLEVLQDASPEDMSAIFPDRLDNVLVGGGVDANAIRSLVDDFAAEKDRENRLPSRNPTTLSEPAAQAQICTVGLATNASFGRLPLMQASHELTTVFRDWQKKATFSNVGEFDVESLRWAALPFLPGWRLALLSHKNGVAVPFVVKQQDVRLARAKNDWLYDLKDETTAEQSPEILKAYCLFFFAVVVGARGAFRFVDRVEQLPWKPSAGQSDRDRVKRHLEVLRYVGKASDGRHELRGTVLFKNALFSTSVMIGEDWIQELTNEELLEEDLPVYEGRSWDLLVNE; encoded by the coding sequence GTGCAGGACAACTATTTTGGGTACAACGGAGAAGGGGCTCGGCGCGCGGAGTTTGAAATCGCCTATGCGGAAGAGCGGTGGGATTTCTATGTGGAGCGCGCACGGGAATATGCCTCAGCGGTGCAACGTCAGGGAAACGCGAGTAGCGCCGCTACATGGCGGACCGCGGTCGCCGAGGGGCTGAACAAATCCAATAAGCCGGCGGAGGCAATCCGTGAAGTGCGCCGTGCGCTGTTCGAGGTCCATCCGGAATCCTGGGCGCACCGAAGTGCGCAAGTGCAACTGGCAAAAGCGAGGCTATTGGAGCGTGACTATGCCATCGCGCTAGGCGAAGGACGTAACGTGATGGCTCTCGCCAGAAGGCTTAGTGACGTGCTCCTTCTCAGGGATGCAGCGGCCGTCGTTCGAGAAACTGGCGAGGCGCTGAGTGATTTGGGGATTGTGAGCGAGGCCGAAGCAGAGTTGGAAGCAATTCGGCGGCTTCGCAACCTTCCCAACGGGTGGGATCCCGCGCTTGATGTACTGCCGGGCGAACCAGGATGGGACGAGCACCTCTCGAAACTGCTGATCGAGGCGGCGGGCGCCAGCAAGGAAGCCCCGCAACGGCTTGACGCGGCACTTGTTCAGGCCGCAGAGCTGGGTTTGGCAACCGCCATCAAGATTCTTGCCAAGCAGGGCGCGTCGCTCACGGCAAGGGACGAAAAAGGAAATACCGTACTAGAAATCGCCGCAAAGAAGGGGCACTCGGCCGCCGTCGCAGCTCTGCTCGCCTCTGGGCTGCTGCCATCAAGTGACGGCTCGGGCTGGGTTCCGGCGATTGTGGGCGCGATCGGGGCTGGACACGACGAAATTGCGGCGCAGCTGATTGATGGTCTGGAATCGCCGGGCGACGAGCGCCTTCGTAACTGGCTACTGCGGACAACCTCAATATCAGGCCTGCGGACCGCTTCTGCCATCCTCAGGAAAGTATCGTCGATCAACGCCACCAATAACGCCGGACTGCATCCCTTCGTGAACGCAGCACGCGAGGGTAATCTGCCACTCGTCAAGCTGCTCTTCGATCATGTGCCCCATGTGGATGTGACGGAACCAGATGGCGAGACTGCCTTGATTGCCGCTGCAAAAGTTGGGTCGGTGCCGGTCGTCGAGTTTCTGCTGGAAAAAGGCGCCAAAATCGACACCATTGATGATGAGGACCGGACTCCTGTACTGGCCGCCATTGAAGGTGGACACACGATGACCGCTTTCGAGTTGATCCAGCGCCAAAGCCCAGGAGAACTGCATTCGGATCGGGTCCGGCGTGCGGTGGTAGATGCTGCAGCACGTGGCAGGCTCGATCTGGTCCGGTTACTCGAATCTATTGGCGCGCCGCTTTCAGGCCAGGATGGCAGAGGGTGGACACCGATTGTGGCGGCTGCCAGAGCGGCGGCGGAGAGCGTGTTGCGCTTCCTTCTGGAAGCGAAGGTAGATGCTAACGAATCCGACAGCGACGGCGAGACGCCTTTTCTGGCGGCGGCTGCATACGGGCATCTCGGGACGCTGGAGCTTCTGCGGAGCGTGGCGACAATCGATGTCCATGACAGAAGAGGGCGAACCGCCATCAGCCTTGCTGTCGAGAACGGACATCTCGCGGCCGTCCGGCTTCTGAAGAGCTTTGAGCTCGCGGCAGACTTAAAAGACCCGTCTATACAGAGCGCGCTGCGGACAGCGGCCGAGAAGGGAGACAACGAAGTTCTGCTCGAAGTGCTGCAAGATGCTTCGCCGGAAGACATGTCCGCGATCTTCCCCGATCGCCTGGATAACGTGCTCGTCGGCGGAGGGGTGGATGCGAACGCCATCCGGTCGCTGGTGGATGATTTTGCGGCCGAAAAGGATCGGGAGAACCGTCTGCCGTCGCGAAATCCCACGACGCTTTCGGAGCCAGCGGCACAGGCTCAGATCTGCACAGTGGGACTTGCCACGAACGCGAGCTTCGGAAGGCTCCCCTTGATGCAGGCATCGCACGAGCTGACAACCGTATTCCGCGATTGGCAAAAGAAAGCCACATTCTCAAACGTCGGCGAATTCGATGTCGAAAGCCTACGTTGGGCTGCGCTGCCGTTTCTTCCAGGCTGGCGGCTTGCCCTGCTCTCTCACAAGAACGGAGTGGCAGTGCCATTCGTCGTAAAGCAGCAGGATGTCCGACTGGCGAGGGCAAAAAATGATTGGCTCTACGACCTGAAGGACGAAACGACAGCAGAACAAAGCCCCGAAATCCTGAAAGCTTACTGCTTGTTCTTTTTTGCCGTGGTGGTGGGGGCGCGTGGCGCGTTCCGTTTTGTCGATAGGGTGGAGCAGCTTCCATGGAAGCCCAGTGCCGGACAGTCTGACCGGGACCGCGTGAAGCGGCATCTAGAGGTGCTGCGGTATGTGGGGAAGGCCTCCGATGGGCGGCACGAGCTCCGTGGCACGGTGCTGTTCAAGAACGCGCTTTTCAGCACCTCGGTGATGATCGGAGAGGACTGGATACAGGAGCTTACAAATGAAGAGCTTCTTGAGGAGGACCTGCCGGTTTATGAGGGTAGGTCGTGGGATCTGTTGGTGAACGAGTGA
- a CDS encoding SapC family protein, which translates to MSDIEANHNVPEPSPNLPMFYRKPRPMDRARDKDLKIARTTFRFAEKTNAIPIVIDEFPMASAYYPIVFAAVVGLVNDSNLFVDGEGQWVDRAYLPGYVRRYPFILMDDPAHKQFVLCIDEESDMLGTERGDALFDGDELSDVTSSMMEFCAALRQQGDATNEFVSALMEFGMLTEMSGAIELPGGNLQLGGLLIIDSKKFDQLPNKTFLKWREKGWIGLIYAQLFSLHRWQNLGAMTAPEVRREAGGTATG; encoded by the coding sequence ATGTCGGATATCGAAGCCAATCACAACGTCCCGGAGCCGAGCCCGAATCTTCCGATGTTCTATCGGAAGCCGCGGCCAATGGACCGGGCGCGAGACAAGGACCTCAAAATCGCGCGTACTACGTTCCGGTTCGCCGAGAAGACGAACGCGATTCCGATTGTGATCGACGAGTTCCCAATGGCCTCGGCCTACTACCCGATCGTGTTTGCAGCGGTTGTCGGACTTGTGAACGATTCCAATCTGTTTGTCGACGGAGAGGGACAGTGGGTGGACAGAGCCTACCTGCCCGGATATGTGAGGCGCTATCCGTTCATTCTCATGGACGATCCTGCGCACAAGCAATTCGTCCTCTGCATTGATGAGGAAAGTGACATGCTCGGGACGGAGCGTGGAGACGCGCTTTTTGACGGAGATGAACTAAGCGACGTTACCAGTTCCATGATGGAGTTTTGTGCTGCTCTACGGCAACAGGGAGACGCCACGAACGAGTTCGTATCAGCCCTAATGGAGTTTGGCATGCTGACAGAGATGTCTGGGGCCATAGAGCTCCCAGGAGGAAACCTTCAGCTAGGTGGTTTGCTGATTATCGACTCGAAGAAGTTCGACCAACTACCGAACAAGACATTTCTGAAGTGGCGGGAGAAGGGCTGGATTGGGCTTATCTATGCCCAGCTCTTTTCGTTGCATCGGTGGCAAAACCTTGGGGCGATGACGGCGCCGGAAGTTCGCCGGGAGGCGGGTGGAACTGCAACGGGCTAA
- a CDS encoding SGNH/GDSL hydrolase family protein — translation MNTRHVVFALLSFCATAAFAQQSQSTATTPVVAAPSPADVERMRTQLADWPNLARYRAEDEALPPPRAGEQRVVFLGDSITDRWGRKVGTFFPGKGYINRGISGQTTPQMLLRFQQDVVRLHPSVLVLLAGTNDIARNTGPSSPMMIEDNLRSMAAIAKDNGIRLVIGSILPAARYRWRPGINGVADIREVNRWLKTFCAENNFVFVDYYTAMADDAGGMKPGLSSDEVHPTEAGYEIMTPLAEQGIAQALNHR, via the coding sequence ATGAACACAAGACATGTCGTCTTCGCACTTTTGTCCTTCTGTGCAACGGCCGCTTTCGCTCAACAATCACAATCTACAGCGACAACGCCGGTTGTTGCTGCGCCTTCACCAGCAGATGTAGAACGTATGCGCACACAGCTTGCCGACTGGCCTAACCTCGCACGTTATCGCGCGGAAGATGAAGCACTGCCACCGCCACGTGCAGGCGAACAACGCGTCGTGTTCCTCGGCGATTCCATAACGGACCGTTGGGGCCGCAAGGTAGGAACATTCTTTCCTGGCAAGGGTTACATCAACCGAGGCATCAGCGGCCAGACTACGCCGCAGATGTTGCTTCGATTTCAGCAAGATGTCGTACGCCTGCATCCTTCGGTGCTTGTGTTGCTGGCAGGAACAAATGACATCGCACGCAACACGGGCCCCTCTTCGCCAATGATGATTGAGGACAACCTCCGATCCATGGCCGCAATCGCAAAGGACAACGGAATCAGGTTGGTGATTGGGTCGATCTTGCCAGCTGCACGATACCGCTGGAGACCAGGCATCAATGGCGTTGCAGATATCCGCGAAGTGAACCGATGGCTCAAAACATTCTGCGCTGAAAATAATTTCGTCTTTGTCGATTACTACACTGCCATGGCAGACGACGCGGGAGGCATGAAACCGGGGCTGTCTTCAGACGAAGTGCATCCTACGGAAGCTGGTTACGAGATCATGACACCGCTTGCGGAACAAGGTATTGCTCAAGCACTCAATCACAGGTAG
- a CDS encoding TonB-dependent receptor yields MGLGRGAWLTFTLLFASLAPLALSAVSFAQSITGAVSGTIEDSGGASIPNAQVTITNVDTRQSLTTQSNASGNYIFPSLPPGRYEVTCVSPSFTTQHQTNVVVDVNGNAHVSFALKAGSVDQSVTITAETAEINATDSQLGQTIDQKKIQDLPVNGRSAYGLALLSPGVTNYSGTAPTGSYNGVLFSVNGRRNNDNSFYLDGAYNTSFFRNSGNLIPNPDALQEFRVLTSNFDAEFGRLPGAVVNVITRSGTNAYHGVFYDYLRNDKLNSQQMFVNGVTPLKQNQFGANLGGPILHNKDFFFLSYEGIRIASPVVVTSSSIVLPTPAQAGGDFSTLAASRYPKQANGTVYSCNGVQGVICPNLLDPVAQNILKLIPKADAVTGASPQQVTSGNSTANQGFARFDTQLTGSHRLSLSTFFHRGFSLTPTAGGNTILSYSGTNQSNGVTNLILNDAWIVSPSKLNNLNLSFSLNHSVIGNIFNKYYLSELGSSINEGALLQTQPFVSITGYFTAGSGSSSNDDKTQQAMAIFDNFLWTHGNHQLKMGGSFVWKKYQDTGVFAGSTVSTFTGAVTGNAFADFLLGNAATFRQNTGTYFRMHGTEPALYAQDSWRMTHRLTLNAGVRWEIYSPMTANHTFGTFVPNAHSSRFPTAPVGLLFSDDPGIPNGILRTQWHNVAPRLGFAYDAFRSGQTVLRGGFGLFYEGLQTGLNQNLQQQPYALDLTVSKTPNLVNPYGSTADPFPYIVSSTNPVFQSGASIASIPANGNSSTPYVEEYNLNVEQQLPGRFQTQIAYVGSSSRKQYVVRDANAPIYSPGASTTTAGINNRRPYQPNPTQYVFAGIYELPPIGNGNYNALQVTLNRRFQNNFSVLINYTWQKGIDIASADVASISGSQLVDDNNLLRDRGISNINVPQIFVASASYSLPAIHHFGLIGRNILGGWQTNALIQLRSGAPINVLSGVDSNLNGNNNDRPNQVGNPNLPSGRSRDEKIAQYFNTAAFTAVPAGTPYGTVARNSLVGPGYSNVDFSAFKNIALWHEHSLQIRGEFFNLFNSANLGNPNSTRTNAQFGKITSAGSPRIIQIAARYSF; encoded by the coding sequence TTGGGACTGGGACGAGGTGCCTGGCTCACCTTCACACTTCTGTTCGCCTCGCTGGCTCCGCTGGCCCTGTCCGCCGTGTCCTTCGCTCAGTCGATCACCGGCGCTGTCTCCGGCACCATTGAGGATTCGGGTGGAGCCTCCATCCCGAATGCACAAGTGACCATCACGAACGTGGACACTCGGCAGAGCCTTACGACTCAAAGCAACGCGTCTGGCAACTACATCTTTCCGTCGCTACCCCCAGGCCGCTACGAGGTGACGTGCGTCTCCCCCAGTTTCACGACGCAGCACCAGACCAACGTTGTGGTGGACGTAAACGGGAACGCCCACGTCAGCTTCGCCCTGAAGGCAGGATCCGTCGACCAATCTGTAACCATCACGGCTGAGACAGCGGAAATCAACGCGACTGACTCACAGCTGGGACAGACCATCGACCAAAAGAAGATTCAGGATCTTCCTGTGAACGGTCGTTCTGCCTACGGCTTAGCGCTCCTGTCACCCGGTGTGACGAACTACTCCGGAACGGCGCCGACCGGAAGCTACAACGGAGTGCTGTTCAGCGTGAACGGCCGACGCAATAACGACAACTCGTTCTATCTGGATGGCGCATACAACACGTCGTTTTTCCGTAACAGTGGCAACCTGATCCCAAATCCAGACGCACTGCAGGAATTCCGCGTACTGACCAGCAACTTCGATGCGGAGTTTGGCCGCCTGCCCGGTGCCGTTGTCAACGTGATCACGCGATCTGGCACCAACGCCTACCACGGCGTGTTCTACGACTACCTGCGTAACGACAAGCTGAATTCACAACAGATGTTCGTGAACGGCGTAACCCCGCTGAAGCAGAACCAGTTTGGAGCTAACTTAGGCGGCCCCATCCTGCATAACAAAGACTTCTTCTTTCTCTCCTACGAGGGCATACGCATCGCATCCCCCGTAGTGGTCACGAGTTCCAGCATCGTGCTGCCCACGCCGGCACAGGCAGGTGGAGACTTCTCGACGCTAGCAGCATCACGCTATCCAAAACAGGCGAACGGGACGGTCTACAGCTGCAATGGGGTTCAGGGTGTTATCTGCCCGAACTTGCTTGACCCCGTAGCCCAGAACATCCTGAAGCTGATTCCCAAGGCTGATGCGGTGACCGGCGCCTCCCCGCAACAGGTCACAAGTGGCAACAGCACCGCCAACCAGGGCTTTGCTCGTTTCGATACGCAACTGACTGGGTCGCACAGGCTTTCCCTGTCCACGTTCTTCCATCGCGGTTTTTCGCTAACTCCTACTGCTGGAGGCAACACCATCCTCTCGTACAGCGGAACGAATCAATCCAATGGCGTGACAAACCTGATCCTGAACGATGCGTGGATCGTGTCTCCCAGCAAGCTGAACAATCTTAATCTTTCGTTCTCGCTGAACCACAGTGTCATCGGGAACATCTTCAACAAGTACTACCTGTCTGAGTTGGGATCTTCGATCAACGAAGGTGCGTTGTTGCAAACGCAACCTTTCGTCTCCATCACGGGATATTTCACCGCAGGCTCTGGCTCCAGCAGCAACGATGACAAGACGCAGCAGGCCATGGCTATCTTCGACAACTTCTTGTGGACGCATGGCAATCATCAACTGAAGATGGGCGGCAGTTTTGTCTGGAAGAAGTATCAGGACACCGGCGTATTCGCGGGATCCACGGTATCGACCTTCACCGGAGCCGTCACCGGCAATGCGTTTGCAGATTTCCTCCTGGGGAACGCAGCCACGTTTCGGCAAAACACTGGCACCTACTTCCGTATGCATGGCACAGAGCCCGCGCTGTATGCGCAGGACAGCTGGCGCATGACACATCGGCTCACGTTGAATGCAGGCGTTCGTTGGGAAATTTACTCGCCCATGACCGCGAATCACACCTTCGGTACCTTCGTCCCGAACGCCCACTCAAGCCGCTTTCCCACTGCTCCCGTTGGGCTGCTGTTCTCCGACGATCCCGGCATTCCTAACGGCATCCTGCGCACGCAGTGGCACAACGTCGCTCCGCGGCTTGGCTTCGCCTATGACGCCTTTCGCTCAGGACAGACAGTGTTGCGCGGCGGTTTTGGACTGTTTTATGAAGGTCTACAAACTGGCTTGAATCAGAACCTGCAACAGCAGCCCTACGCGCTCGATCTCACCGTCAGCAAAACACCGAACCTTGTGAATCCATACGGCAGCACCGCGGATCCATTTCCTTACATCGTAAGCAGTACGAATCCGGTCTTTCAATCGGGCGCAAGCATCGCCAGCATCCCGGCAAATGGCAACAGCAGCACGCCGTATGTTGAGGAGTACAACTTGAATGTTGAGCAGCAGCTTCCGGGTCGCTTCCAGACACAGATTGCCTACGTGGGAAGCAGCTCGCGCAAACAGTATGTTGTCCGCGATGCGAATGCTCCGATCTATTCCCCCGGCGCCTCGACCACAACTGCTGGCATTAACAATCGACGCCCATATCAACCCAATCCTACGCAGTACGTTTTCGCGGGCATCTATGAATTGCCCCCCATTGGCAATGGCAACTACAACGCTCTGCAGGTCACACTGAATCGCCGCTTTCAGAACAATTTCTCCGTCCTGATCAATTACACCTGGCAAAAGGGCATCGACATTGCATCTGCGGACGTAGCAAGCATCTCGGGCTCACAGTTAGTGGATGACAATAACCTGTTGCGCGACCGGGGCATTTCGAACATCAACGTGCCACAAATCTTTGTCGCATCCGCTTCCTATTCGCTACCAGCTATCCATCACTTTGGCTTAATTGGCCGCAACATTCTCGGCGGATGGCAGACGAATGCCTTGATACAACTGCGAAGTGGTGCTCCCATCAATGTCCTGTCCGGCGTTGATTCCAATCTGAACGGAAATAACAACGATCGCCCAAACCAGGTCGGCAATCCCAATCTGCCTAGCGGTCGAAGCCGCGACGAGAAGATCGCGCAGTACTTCAACACTGCCGCGTTCACCGCAGTTCCCGCTGGAACTCCATACGGAACTGTCGCTCGCAACTCGCTGGTCGGTCCTGGTTATTCCAACGTGGATTTCTCTGCCTTCAAGAATATTGCATTGTGGCATGAGCACTCACTGCAAATTCGCGGCGAGTTCTTCAACCTGTTCAACAGCGCGAACCTTGGGAACCCGAACTCTACGCGGACCAACGCGCAGTTTGGAAAGATCACCAGCGCAGGTTCGCCACGCATCATCCAGATCGCCGCTCGTTATTCCTTCTAG